A genomic segment from Candidatus Bathyarchaeota archaeon encodes:
- a CDS encoding UbiX family flavin prenyltransferase, with amino-acid sequence MRLIVASTGASGMIYGKRLLEVLRDKGVEIHLVVSEAARRVIKHELGRVEIFYQLAHQVYEPWDLEAPITSGSFLVKGMVIVPASMRTIAAISHGYGDNLITRAADVQLKERRPLILVPRETPLSTIHLENMARLSRLGACILPAMPAFYNRPKSIDNLVDFLVGKILDQLGIEHSLYLRWGEITSSQTG; translated from the coding sequence GAGGCTTATAGTTGCTTCAACTGGCGCAAGTGGGATGATATATGGAAAGAGGCTTCTAGAGGTTCTAAGGGATAAGGGTGTGGAGATCCACCTAGTTGTCAGCGAAGCCGCGAGGAGGGTTATCAAACATGAGTTGGGTAGAGTGGAGATATTTTACCAGCTTGCCCATCAAGTATATGAACCGTGGGATTTAGAGGCCCCTATAACTAGCGGATCATTCCTAGTGAAAGGTATGGTAATAGTTCCAGCATCCATGAGAACTATAGCGGCTATATCTCATGGTTATGGGGATAACCTGATAACAAGGGCCGCTGATGTCCAGCTGAAGGAGAGGAGGCCCCTCATACTTGTTCCAAGGGAGACCCCTCTAAGCACAATACACCTAGAGAATATGGCTAGGTTGAGCCGTCTGGGCGCCTGCATCCTCCCAGCAATGCCTGCCTTCTACAACAGGCCAAAAAGCATAGATAACCTCGTCGACTTCCTAGTTGGAAAAATCCTAGATCAGCTAGGTATAGAGCACAGCCTTTATTTGAGATGGGGAGAAATTACATCTTCCCAAACTGGATAA
- the thrC gene encoding threonine synthase, translated as MRARYRLSCTSCGFETQELVNRCMKCGDNLEYIFDPDYLREVALNGPLTFWKYRRVLPNVAKPITLGEGGTPLQEAKRLGEALGLRRLYIKDETRNPTNSFKDRSASLVVSDAVGRGYGGVICASNGNHGASVAAYSAKANIECQILVPRELDMGKLAQMIIYDANPEEAGSTIEEAIAKAAEIAKGTGLYQATAELNPLASEALKTISYELEEQAQTPDWIVVAMGSGATVYAIWKGYKELLERGVLDHPPRLIGVQASGCSPIVKAFMLDLQEPVRIDKPETSAVAIRVASPIYGRAALKALRESKGLALGVTDEEMLMAERELARYEGIFAEPASAATIASLHRLVDSGVMDRGDSVVTLITSSGLKTDDVIKTLNRRKRSTGLGTSLATKERILRIIKGGRTHGYELWNRLGRRMTLGAVYQHISYLERRGLIISSTDGRRKYLEISERGIRALKALDELRMLL; from the coding sequence ATGAGGGCCAGATACAGGCTTTCATGCACCTCTTGCGGGTTTGAGACCCAAGAACTCGTGAATAGATGTATGAAATGCGGGGATAACCTTGAGTATATCTTTGATCCTGATTATCTGAGGGAGGTTGCCCTCAATGGCCCCCTCACCTTTTGGAAGTACAGAAGAGTTCTTCCAAACGTCGCTAAACCCATAACCCTCGGGGAGGGGGGTACCCCACTCCAGGAGGCAAAGAGGCTTGGTGAGGCCCTCGGATTGAGGCGTTTATACATCAAGGATGAGACCAGAAACCCAACCAACTCGTTCAAGGATAGATCAGCTTCACTGGTAGTCTCAGATGCGGTCGGTAGGGGTTATGGGGGGGTGATATGCGCAAGTAACGGGAACCATGGGGCATCCGTGGCCGCTTATTCAGCTAAGGCCAATATAGAATGTCAAATCCTAGTTCCTAGAGAATTGGACATGGGGAAACTCGCTCAGATGATCATATATGACGCCAATCCTGAAGAGGCGGGATCAACTATCGAGGAGGCAATTGCAAAGGCCGCGGAAATAGCTAAGGGGACGGGATTATATCAAGCAACCGCCGAGCTCAACCCGCTGGCATCTGAGGCCCTCAAGACTATCTCCTACGAGCTGGAAGAGCAGGCCCAAACCCCCGACTGGATAGTTGTAGCTATGGGGAGCGGAGCCACAGTATACGCGATATGGAAGGGGTACAAGGAGCTGTTGGAGAGGGGTGTCCTAGACCACCCACCGAGGTTAATAGGAGTCCAGGCAAGTGGTTGTTCCCCAATAGTTAAGGCCTTCATGCTCGACCTCCAAGAACCTGTTAGGATCGATAAACCTGAAACCAGTGCCGTGGCTATAAGGGTGGCATCACCCATCTATGGCCGTGCAGCCCTGAAGGCTCTAAGGGAATCCAAAGGGCTTGCGTTAGGGGTCACGGATGAGGAGATGCTAATGGCAGAGAGGGAGCTCGCCAGATACGAGGGGATATTCGCCGAGCCTGCGAGCGCAGCCACAATAGCCTCTCTCCATCGCCTGGTCGATTCTGGGGTGATGGACAGGGGAGACTCGGTTGTAACCCTGATAACCAGCAGTGGGCTTAAGACCGACGACGTGATAAAGACCCTCAACAGGCGCAAAAGATCCACAGGGCTAGGGACAAGTCTAGCTACAAAGGAGAGGATCCTAAGAATTATCAAGGGTGGGAGGACACATGGATATGAGCTTTGGAATAGACTGGGTAGAAGGATGACCCTTGGAGCTGTATATCAGCACATCTCATACCTTGAGAGAAGGGGCCTAATAATCTCCTCGACGGATGGGAGGAGAAAATATCTGGAGATATCCGAGAGGGGGATCCGAGCCCTTAAGGCCCTCGACGAGCTGAGAATGCTACTATGA
- a CDS encoding AAA family ATPase: protein MVYSIYVAGTSFSGKTALCLGLYGKFQEMGLRVGFFKPVGRGLKMIDGKLRDPDTFLMKEVMGLLNPLDEITPIIVGRRYLDEILQKCEYALGRIRESYEKMGRDKDILLIESAPQPEFLVSCGLDVSRFSKEFSSKVILTVRGEDDSVAERALLYKLMIEERGGKILGVVLNFIPHQQMERMKGIVSRVLSLCGLEVLGIVPDLRELTLPTVQEIVEALNAELLAGERNIEALVDDFLIGAMTPESAMSWLRRSVGRALITGGDRTDLILTALETRPSAIILTGNIYPSERVLTSAEEKGIPVLLVPDDTYTTVTKLEYLDGRIYLSPKSTRKIQLALKMIGEYIDMKRILEDYVSCKERRT from the coding sequence ATGGTCTACTCCATATACGTAGCGGGTACCAGCTTCAGCGGTAAGACTGCCCTCTGCCTAGGTCTGTATGGTAAGTTCCAGGAGATGGGGCTGAGGGTAGGGTTCTTCAAACCAGTTGGGAGAGGGTTGAAGATGATCGATGGAAAGCTTAGGGATCCAGACACCTTCCTAATGAAGGAGGTCATGGGCCTCCTTAACCCCCTTGATGAAATCACCCCCATCATCGTAGGAAGAAGATATCTGGATGAGATCCTCCAAAAATGCGAATATGCACTGGGAAGAATTAGAGAAAGTTATGAAAAAATGGGTAGGGATAAGGACATACTATTAATCGAATCAGCGCCCCAGCCAGAGTTTCTAGTCTCATGCGGGCTAGATGTATCGAGGTTCTCGAAGGAGTTCTCATCTAAGGTGATCCTCACCGTCCGAGGAGAAGACGACTCGGTGGCTGAGAGGGCCTTACTCTATAAGCTTATGATAGAGGAAAGGGGAGGAAAGATTCTCGGGGTTGTCTTAAATTTCATACCCCATCAGCAGATGGAGAGGATGAAGGGGATCGTCTCAAGGGTGCTAAGCCTATGCGGGCTAGAGGTTCTGGGGATAGTACCAGATCTCAGGGAGCTTACCCTCCCAACGGTTCAGGAGATAGTGGAGGCTCTGAACGCGGAACTCCTCGCGGGTGAGAGGAACATCGAGGCCTTAGTCGACGACTTCCTTATAGGGGCCATGACGCCGGAATCGGCTATGAGCTGGCTTAGGAGGAGTGTTGGAAGGGCCCTAATAACGGGTGGTGATAGAACCGATCTAATTCTAACAGCGCTTGAGACGAGGCCTAGCGCGATAATCCTAACGGGTAATATCTATCCATCGGAGAGGGTTCTCACATCGGCAGAGGAGAAAGGCATCCCAGTCCTACTCGTGCCAGATGATACATATACCACCGTGACAAAGCTGGAGTACCTAGATGGGAGGATATACCTCTCCCCCAAATCGACTAGGAAGATACAGTTAGCTTTGAAGATGATAGGCGAGTACATCGACATGAAGAGAATACTAGAGGACTATGTCAGCTGTAAAGAGAGGAGAACTTGA
- a CDS encoding acetate--CoA ligase → MRLREFFRPSSVAIIGASRSPGKIGYVLLKNLLESGYRGSIYPINPNAEEILGIKCYPSVLDVDGKVELAVLAIPAELVPSVAEECGRKGVKAMIVISAGFRESGREGYALERKLIEIGSVYGMRILGPNCLGLIDTWTPINLTFASGMPRRGEIGFISQSGALGTAILDWMIKHGIGFSSFISLGNKADLDEVDFIEAMGEDESVKAILLYIESIERGERFMEVSKKVSKRKPIVALKGGTSTAGARAAGSHTGALVGNFTSYKAAFRKAGIILSDSLEDLFNYAISFTWQPIPKGEKLAIVTNAGGPGIIATDLCEKLGIGLAELHHETMNRLARSLPPAASIVNPIDILGDARADRYRIAIDGALEDPNVDALLVILSPQAMTEARATAEALVEAHRRRGDKPILAVFMGGGLVEEASRYLKENRIPCFEFPEDGVKALSTLIEYSRFLRRTDHPIRRFEDADPNSVREMLKGVRSEGRITLLPQEAFRVLEAYGMRTPKSEVATSADEAVEYAERLGYPVALKIVSPDIMHKTDIGGVALNLGSEGEVRYAFEDIMAKASKLMPQARLTGVMVQKMVPKGREMIVGMTRDRQFGPLIMFGLGGIYVNFLRDVSFGLAPLTYEEATRMIEETKASILLKGIRGEPPSDIEALKEVILRVSQLALDFPEILEMDINPVIVYEDGKGCISLDVKITLGEGERY, encoded by the coding sequence TTGAGGCTAAGAGAGTTCTTCAGACCGAGTTCAGTAGCCATAATTGGCGCCTCGAGGAGCCCAGGCAAAATAGGATATGTTCTCCTGAAGAATCTTTTAGAAAGCGGTTATCGTGGATCGATTTACCCCATCAACCCAAACGCTGAGGAGATACTAGGCATAAAATGCTACCCCTCGGTTTTAGACGTGGATGGCAAGGTTGAGCTGGCGGTTCTGGCTATACCCGCAGAGCTCGTTCCATCTGTGGCCGAGGAGTGCGGGAGGAAGGGTGTCAAGGCGATGATTGTCATCTCTGCCGGTTTCAGAGAGTCCGGTCGAGAGGGTTATGCCCTTGAGAGGAAGCTCATAGAGATAGGCTCTGTGTATGGGATGAGGATATTAGGGCCAAACTGCCTAGGTCTTATAGATACCTGGACACCGATAAATCTGACCTTCGCCTCAGGGATGCCAAGGAGGGGTGAGATAGGCTTCATCTCTCAGAGCGGCGCCCTTGGAACCGCGATACTGGATTGGATGATCAAACATGGAATAGGCTTTTCCAGCTTCATCAGCCTCGGAAACAAGGCAGACCTAGATGAGGTCGACTTCATAGAGGCGATGGGTGAGGATGAATCAGTTAAAGCCATCCTACTGTACATCGAGTCCATTGAAAGGGGAGAGAGGTTCATGGAGGTGTCCAAGAAGGTCTCTAAGAGAAAGCCAATTGTAGCCTTGAAGGGTGGGACCTCCACGGCTGGGGCTAGGGCGGCTGGAAGTCATACAGGCGCCCTCGTAGGAAACTTCACCTCTTACAAAGCGGCCTTCAGAAAGGCTGGGATAATCCTTTCTGATAGTCTGGAGGACCTTTTCAACTATGCCATCTCATTTACCTGGCAGCCGATCCCAAAGGGGGAGAAACTGGCTATTGTAACAAACGCTGGAGGCCCAGGTATAATAGCCACGGATCTATGCGAGAAGCTGGGAATAGGGCTGGCTGAGCTTCATCATGAGACCATGAATAGGCTGGCTAGAAGCCTCCCCCCCGCCGCCTCTATTGTGAACCCTATAGATATTCTAGGGGATGCTAGGGCTGATAGGTATAGGATTGCGATTGACGGTGCTCTAGAAGACCCAAATGTGGATGCACTCCTGGTCATACTTAGCCCTCAGGCCATGACTGAGGCGAGAGCAACGGCTGAGGCCTTAGTTGAGGCTCATCGAAGGAGGGGGGATAAGCCCATCCTAGCAGTCTTCATGGGAGGAGGCCTTGTAGAAGAGGCCTCCAGATACCTGAAGGAGAATAGGATCCCCTGCTTCGAGTTTCCTGAGGATGGGGTGAAGGCCCTATCAACCCTCATAGAATACTCAAGGTTCCTGAGGAGGACTGATCATCCCATCAGGAGGTTTGAAGATGCAGATCCCAACTCCGTCAGAGAGATGCTGAAAGGAGTGAGGAGCGAGGGGAGAATCACTCTCCTACCCCAAGAAGCCTTCAGGGTTCTGGAGGCTTATGGGATGAGAACCCCTAAGAGCGAGGTTGCAACCTCAGCCGATGAAGCGGTAGAGTACGCGGAGAGGCTAGGCTACCCCGTAGCCCTTAAGATAGTCTCGCCAGACATCATGCATAAGACCGATATAGGGGGCGTCGCCCTGAATCTGGGCTCTGAGGGGGAGGTGAGATACGCCTTCGAGGACATCATGGCCAAGGCATCGAAGCTTATGCCTCAGGCCCGTCTAACTGGAGTAATGGTTCAAAAAATGGTTCCTAAGGGGAGAGAGATGATCGTAGGTATGACGAGAGATAGGCAGTTTGGACCCCTAATTATGTTTGGTCTAGGGGGCATCTATGTAAATTTCTTGAGAGATGTATCGTTTGGCCTAGCGCCGCTTACATATGAGGAGGCCACCCGCATGATCGAGGAGACAAAGGCCTCAATACTCCTGAAGGGGATAAGGGGAGAGCCGCCCTCAGATATTGAAGCCCTTAAAGAGGTTATTCTAAGGGTCAGTCAGTTAGCCCTAGATTTCCCTGAGATCCTAGAGATGGACATAAACCCCGTAATAGTTTATGAGGATGGTAAAGGATGTATATCTTTAGATGTCAAGATAACATTGGGGGAGGGGGAGAGGTACTAG
- a CDS encoding Coenzyme F420 hydrogenase/dehydrogenase, beta subunit C-terminal domain: MKSYLRIDGWIKMSMRPKVFGQLLAEVINKGLCVGCGGCEAVCPVNSISITEGSPRLTGICIACGICYSCCPRTPYDEAELERLVFGRSRSENEAFIGIFKGCYAGRSRDQEVLRRSQDGGVVSSLLIQFLRGGGDCAVVAGLEEGRTWAPRPMVVLNEKEVLKGAGTKYTPSPTLVGVDSAVSEYRRKRIAAVGTPCQIRALRKIEKGIYTDKRIAESVAIKIGLFCMETFDYKSLMEFLEKKGVNPKEVTKFAIRRGKFAAIRDENTVFEIGLSRVKELVRPCCEACEDFTAEFSDISIGNVGSPDGWSTVIVRTDLGEQLLRDAERAGLLELKPLGEDESGLGAVLKLSMSKKKKRN; this comes from the coding sequence TTGAAGTCTTACCTGAGAATAGACGGTTGGATCAAGATGAGCATGAGGCCGAAGGTCTTCGGCCAACTATTGGCCGAGGTGATAAATAAGGGTCTGTGCGTGGGATGCGGGGGATGTGAGGCCGTCTGCCCTGTAAACTCGATCTCGATCACCGAGGGCTCTCCGAGGCTTACTGGGATATGCATAGCCTGCGGGATATGCTACAGCTGCTGCCCAAGGACACCCTATGACGAGGCGGAATTAGAGAGGCTTGTCTTCGGAAGGAGTAGGTCGGAGAATGAGGCCTTTATAGGGATTTTTAAGGGATGCTACGCGGGTAGGTCTAGGGATCAAGAGGTCTTAAGGCGCTCTCAAGATGGCGGTGTGGTCTCAAGCCTACTAATCCAGTTTCTTAGGGGAGGGGGGGACTGCGCCGTGGTTGCGGGGCTGGAAGAGGGAAGAACCTGGGCCCCAAGACCTATGGTAGTCCTAAACGAAAAGGAGGTCCTAAAAGGGGCTGGAACAAAGTATACCCCGAGCCCAACGCTGGTGGGAGTAGACTCCGCGGTCTCAGAGTATAGGAGAAAGAGGATTGCGGCCGTCGGGACTCCATGCCAGATCAGGGCACTCAGAAAGATAGAGAAGGGAATATATACAGACAAGAGGATTGCAGAATCTGTAGCAATTAAGATAGGGCTTTTTTGCATGGAGACATTCGATTACAAAAGCCTAATGGAGTTCCTAGAGAAAAAGGGGGTAAATCCAAAGGAGGTGACTAAGTTCGCGATAAGAAGGGGCAAATTCGCCGCCATTCGGGACGAGAACACAGTGTTTGAGATCGGGTTGAGCAGAGTTAAGGAGCTTGTCAGGCCCTGCTGTGAGGCCTGTGAAGACTTCACAGCCGAATTTTCCGATATTTCCATAGGCAATGTCGGCTCCCCTGATGGATGGTCGACCGTGATCGTTAGAACCGATCTGGGTGAGCAGCTCCTAAGAGATGCTGAGAGGGCGGGTCTCCTTGAGTTGAAGCCCCTCGGTGAAGATGAATCAGGCCTAGGCGCTGTATTAAAGCTCTCCATGAGCAAGAAAAAGAAGAGGAACTAG
- a CDS encoding F420-dependent methylenetetrahydromethanopterin dehydrogenase, with translation MVRLGFLKLGNIATAPLLELLIDERAEREDLEFRVLSSGPKMIPEQSEELARAMVSLKPDIVFVISPNASLDGPRRARETLSREGIPVVVVTDGPRKLLEELKERGMGGIILEADSMIGARREFLDPIEMALFNADAIRVLSVTGVFSVLVGVIDKLVEQLKGGVKLELPLLEVTRSVALQASGLSNPYALAKAGAAYEMAKRVAALTTEACFREKDWVTYTSLCATAHELMRVAGILADEAREIEKYGDSLLRRPHHRDGSVLEKRKLLEKPVRS, from the coding sequence ATGGTCCGTTTAGGTTTTCTAAAGCTGGGGAACATAGCTACGGCACCTCTATTAGAGCTTCTCATTGATGAGAGGGCGGAGAGGGAGGATCTCGAGTTCAGGGTTCTCTCATCAGGCCCAAAGATGATCCCAGAGCAGTCAGAGGAGCTGGCTAGGGCGATGGTCTCCCTAAAGCCGGATATAGTCTTCGTGATCAGCCCAAACGCCTCTCTCGATGGACCTAGAAGGGCTCGGGAGACGCTTTCAAGGGAGGGTATCCCCGTCGTAGTCGTTACCGATGGCCCCAGGAAGCTCCTTGAAGAGTTGAAGGAGAGGGGGATGGGTGGAATAATCCTCGAGGCCGACTCCATGATAGGGGCTAGGAGGGAGTTCCTAGATCCGATCGAGATGGCCCTCTTCAACGCTGATGCCATAAGGGTATTATCCGTGACCGGGGTCTTTAGTGTTCTGGTCGGGGTTATAGACAAGCTCGTGGAGCAGCTGAAGGGGGGAGTAAAACTAGAGCTGCCTCTGCTAGAGGTGACTAGAAGCGTGGCCCTTCAGGCCTCGGGCCTCTCTAACCCTTACGCCTTGGCTAAAGCGGGTGCGGCATATGAGATGGCTAAGAGGGTCGCAGCCCTTACGACGGAGGCCTGTTTTAGGGAGAAAGATTGGGTCACCTACACGAGCCTCTGCGCCACGGCCCATGAGCTTATGAGGGTGGCTGGGATCTTGGCGGACGAGGCTAGGGAGATAGAGAAGTACGGTGACTCCCTGCTTAGGAGGCCCCATCACAGGGACGGTTCGGTGTTGGAGAAGAGGAAGCTCCTGGAGAAACCAGTTAGGAGCTAG
- a CDS encoding S9 family peptidase — protein sequence MSSRYGFRSFMNIRSASSPSFSSDGGKVLFLTNITGTPQIWRVPVEGGWPEQMTYYDDRVTGIRCSPRDGRIAFSKDQGGNERDQIYMLYPDEGLVTELAVEEDVIHGLGPWSPDGRFISFRSNSRHRAFFDIYILDTYSGEVRLVLEHNGMNTPEAWSNNGKWLLVKRQNTNLDSDLYLIDVEKGESRCITTHSGEASYADPAFTPDDRSIICLSNRDREFTVMVSINLEDDHEEKILEEKWDLECLSLTKDGKKVAYAVNEEGYSKLKIMRLPDGKIEDVEGLPPGVVSEAKWSPDGVMLAFTFSGSKFNSDIWIYQYRDGSVYRLTKSDRGGIPQSIFVEPELIYFQTFDGLSIPAFLYLPITWTGEKPPVVMYIHGGPESQFRPSFNEVIQYLVNQGYAVFSPNVRGSTGYGKTYVHLDDTYRRMDSVKDLRYAHKWLSSCGRLDPNRVALLGGSYGGFMVLSALTEYPELWAAGVDLYGIANFLTFLRNTGPWRRRLRACEYGDPERDAQFLSAISPIHKADRIKAPLMVIHGENDPRVPRSETDQIIEAMKRRGIPFKYIIFDDEGHGIVKLKNRIKAFEAIVEFFNEHLAP from the coding sequence TTGTCTTCGAGATACGGATTCAGAAGCTTTATGAATATACGTTCCGCCAGCTCCCCCTCTTTCTCAAGCGATGGTGGGAAGGTTCTGTTCCTCACGAACATAACTGGAACTCCACAGATCTGGAGGGTTCCAGTCGAGGGAGGATGGCCAGAGCAGATGACCTATTACGATGACAGGGTTACAGGTATCAGGTGCTCCCCAAGGGATGGGAGAATAGCCTTCTCGAAGGATCAAGGCGGGAATGAAAGAGATCAGATATATATGCTATATCCCGATGAAGGGCTTGTCACCGAATTAGCCGTGGAGGAGGATGTGATCCACGGCCTTGGGCCATGGTCTCCAGATGGTAGGTTTATAAGCTTTAGATCCAACTCCAGGCATAGGGCCTTCTTCGACATCTACATCTTGGACACATACTCCGGAGAGGTTAGGCTGGTCCTTGAGCATAATGGGATGAACACGCCTGAGGCGTGGTCAAACAATGGCAAGTGGCTTTTAGTTAAGAGGCAGAACACCAATCTAGACTCGGATCTTTACCTTATAGACGTCGAGAAGGGTGAGAGCAGATGCATCACAACTCACAGCGGGGAGGCATCATACGCTGATCCAGCTTTCACACCTGATGATAGATCCATCATATGCCTCTCCAACAGAGATAGAGAGTTCACGGTCATGGTCTCCATTAACCTCGAGGACGACCATGAGGAGAAGATACTGGAGGAGAAGTGGGACTTGGAGTGCCTAAGTCTAACGAAGGACGGGAAGAAGGTTGCATATGCGGTCAATGAGGAGGGATACTCGAAGCTCAAGATCATGAGGCTACCTGACGGGAAGATCGAAGATGTTGAGGGATTACCCCCCGGAGTCGTAAGCGAGGCAAAATGGTCCCCAGATGGGGTGATGCTGGCCTTCACCTTCAGCGGCTCAAAATTCAACTCCGACATATGGATCTACCAATATAGAGATGGATCGGTCTACAGGCTGACTAAAAGTGATAGAGGCGGCATCCCACAAAGTATATTCGTGGAGCCCGAACTCATTTATTTCCAGACCTTCGACGGGTTAAGCATACCTGCCTTCCTCTATCTCCCAATAACTTGGACTGGGGAGAAGCCCCCCGTTGTCATGTATATCCACGGCGGCCCAGAGTCGCAGTTTAGACCGAGCTTCAACGAGGTTATCCAGTACCTTGTTAACCAAGGCTACGCGGTCTTCTCTCCAAATGTTAGAGGGAGCACTGGGTACGGTAAGACGTATGTCCACCTCGATGACACATATAGGCGGATGGATTCAGTGAAGGATCTTAGATACGCCCATAAATGGCTGTCCAGCTGCGGTAGGCTTGACCCCAATAGGGTAGCCCTATTGGGGGGTAGCTACGGGGGCTTCATGGTTCTCTCAGCTTTAACTGAATATCCAGAACTATGGGCTGCTGGTGTAGACCTCTACGGGATCGCGAACTTCTTAACCTTCCTGAGGAATACAGGGCCCTGGCGCAGGAGGTTGAGGGCCTGTGAATATGGTGACCCCGAGAGAGATGCGCAATTCTTGAGCGCGATTTCCCCAATCCACAAGGCCGATAGGATCAAAGCCCCCCTGATGGTGATTCACGGAGAGAACGACCCCAGGGTTCCTAGATCCGAGACCGATCAGATAATCGAAGCCATGAAGCGTAGGGGGATACCTTTCAAATATATAATCTTCGATGACGAGGGACATGGGATAGTCAAGCTGAAGAATCGCATAAAGGCCTTCGAAGCCATCGTCGAGTTCTTCAATGAGCACCTAGCACCATAG
- a CDS encoding RimK family alpha-L-glutamate ligase — protein sequence MRFGLLTRDESSWCSMQLLEAMRRFGVGSLILRFPEIIARVGFRPAGSLDGEDLLDLDALIIRPIGRGSLEEIIFRMDLLYRLERLGLLIVNPPKSIERAVDKYFALTLLEEAGLPVPRTVVTESSTRALKAFNELGGDVVIKPIFGSRGIGSTRVSDYDVAERIFRALSFHHEVIYIQEYIEHGFTDIRAFVLGDRVLASMRRVADGWKTNVSQGARPEPLRLEEELEELAVKASKAVGCVVAGVDILEGRGGPWVIEVNSQPGWMGLQRVTDTNIAEEIIKYIISEIKR from the coding sequence TTGAGGTTTGGGCTCCTAACCCGCGATGAGAGTAGCTGGTGCTCGATGCAGCTTCTTGAGGCCATGAGGAGGTTTGGTGTTGGATCCCTGATCTTGAGGTTCCCGGAGATAATAGCTAGAGTGGGATTTAGGCCCGCGGGCTCATTAGATGGGGAGGACCTTCTTGATCTCGACGCCCTTATAATTCGCCCCATCGGTAGGGGCTCCCTGGAGGAGATCATATTCAGGATGGACCTCCTCTATCGACTAGAAAGGTTAGGCCTCCTCATTGTGAACCCGCCTAAATCGATCGAGAGGGCGGTAGACAAGTATTTCGCCCTGACCCTTCTAGAGGAGGCTGGCCTCCCTGTGCCTCGGACCGTAGTCACAGAGAGTTCAACCCGGGCGTTAAAGGCCTTCAATGAGCTTGGGGGAGATGTGGTCATAAAGCCCATATTCGGAAGTAGGGGGATTGGATCCACCAGGGTCTCCGACTACGATGTCGCTGAGAGGATCTTTAGGGCCCTATCCTTCCACCACGAGGTAATCTACATTCAAGAGTATATAGAGCATGGATTCACCGACATCAGGGCTTTCGTCTTGGGAGATAGAGTGTTGGCCTCGATGAGAAGGGTTGCAGATGGATGGAAGACTAATGTCAGCCAGGGTGCCAGGCCTGAGCCTCTCAGGCTGGAAGAGGAGTTGGAGGAGCTCGCTGTAAAAGCCTCAAAGGCTGTGGGCTGCGTGGTCGCGGGCGTTGATATACTTGAGGGGAGGGGCGGGCCGTGGGTGATCGAGGTCAACAGTCAGCCTGGATGGATGGGGCTTCAGAGGGTCACAGATACTAACATAGCAGAAGAGATAATCAAATACATCATCTCGGAGATAAAGAGGTGA
- a CDS encoding CoB--CoM heterodisulfide reductase subunit B translates to MRYALFPGCMIPLRLPHIERSTRMALEALGIEILDMKGASCCGEPISIQSLDRMAWLTLAARNLCIAEEMNTDILTICSGCYETLKTANFSLRRDPNLRKRINEKLSAIGKEFKGTIEVRNLIEVLRNFGQDKVKAHLKRPLKGLRVATHPGCHLLRPSDIIQFDDPMRPVILDRFTELLGAKSIQYPKKMLCCGAGLRLVDLDKANKLVETKLSLIESSEADCIVVVCPYCMIQYDLTQRMIKREGKAAFNIPVLYYSELLSLALGFSPSEIGLRFHRTSVEPLLERLS, encoded by the coding sequence TTGAGATATGCTCTCTTCCCGGGATGCATGATCCCGCTTAGGCTTCCTCATATAGAGCGATCCACAAGGATGGCCCTAGAGGCATTAGGCATCGAGATCCTAGATATGAAGGGGGCATCCTGCTGCGGCGAGCCCATCTCCATCCAATCTCTGGATAGGATGGCATGGCTCACCCTGGCCGCCAGAAACCTATGCATAGCGGAGGAGATGAACACCGACATCCTTACCATCTGCAGCGGATGCTACGAGACATTAAAGACAGCTAATTTTTCCCTAAGAAGGGACCCCAACTTGAGGAAGAGGATTAATGAGAAACTCTCAGCCATCGGAAAGGAGTTTAAGGGAACCATAGAGGTCAGGAACCTCATCGAGGTCCTGAGGAACTTTGGCCAGGATAAGGTAAAAGCCCATCTTAAAAGGCCCTTGAAGGGGTTAAGGGTGGCCACACACCCTGGATGTCACCTCCTCCGCCCGAGCGACATAATCCAATTCGATGATCCCATGAGGCCTGTAATCCTAGACAGGTTCACAGAGCTTCTTGGAGCTAAGAGCATCCAATACCCGAAGAAGATGCTGTGCTGCGGGGCAGGTCTAAGACTAGTCGACCTGGATAAGGCCAATAAGCTCGTGGAGACAAAGCTGAGCCTGATAGAATCCAGTGAGGCCGACTGTATCGTCGTGGTCTGCCCCTACTGCATGATCCAGTATGATCTCACCCAGAGGATGATCAAAAGAGAGGGTAAGGCGGCCTTTAACATTCCGGTATTATATTATTCTGAACTTCTTTCCCTTGCTCTAGGTTTCTCTCCTTCGGAGATAGGCCTAAGGTTTCACAGGACGAGTGTTGAGCCCTTACTAGAGAGGTTATCCTAA